Proteins co-encoded in one Gemmatimonadaceae bacterium genomic window:
- a CDS encoding ATP-binding protein encodes MAPPPLVFPWPSTLRARLTLWYSVLLGVPLIALALGFYLLFARMLHSRTDQFIGDALSAFSREVVAERRAALSPLIAIRTTVNEVRFQDLRIAVLDGAGTLVATSPESEMSAAPPDADHGADGVSRDVLSDRVAAAIRGHDAARPVSATVTTARGDYFVSGRPLTIDNERFVLTGAYSLRDTEAVLARLREILVFAVPLLLVGAITGGYFLATRNLVPLSAMAARAAEISAANLQDRLPVAGGEELAGLARVVNGLLDRLEASFIQQQRFMADASHELRTPAAIVRTEADVTLAQPRRPESDYRASLGVVQGAARRMSRIVDDLLLLARADTGVAVEHRGHVYLEEIVHDVARGVRLLAESRRLRVAVGAVVDAPIYADADLIGRLLQNLLDNAIKHSPEGSTVRIEMARADGASTVRVIDAGGGIPADDQPRVFERFFRADASRSGADQRTAGAADPESSVTSGSGLGLAIARRIAELHDGRLELVESRPGHTEFRLTLPLEAEASVEG; translated from the coding sequence GTGGCCCCCCCTCCCCTCGTATTCCCCTGGCCGTCCACACTTCGCGCGCGTCTCACGCTCTGGTACTCCGTCTTGCTCGGCGTGCCACTCATCGCGCTCGCGCTGGGTTTCTACCTGTTGTTCGCCCGGATGCTGCACAGCAGGACCGACCAGTTCATCGGCGACGCGCTGAGCGCGTTCTCCCGCGAAGTCGTCGCCGAGCGACGCGCGGCGCTGTCGCCCCTGATCGCGATTCGCACGACCGTCAACGAGGTTCGTTTCCAGGATCTGCGAATTGCCGTGCTCGACGGCGCGGGCACCCTCGTCGCGACGTCGCCGGAAAGCGAAATGAGCGCGGCCCCCCCGGACGCCGACCACGGCGCGGACGGGGTCTCGCGCGACGTACTCAGCGACCGCGTGGCCGCGGCGATTCGCGGCCACGACGCGGCGAGGCCGGTGTCCGCCACCGTGACGACGGCCCGCGGTGACTACTTCGTGAGCGGCCGTCCGCTCACGATCGACAATGAGCGCTTCGTGCTCACCGGGGCCTACTCGCTGCGCGACACGGAGGCGGTGCTCGCGCGCCTGCGTGAGATTCTCGTGTTCGCGGTGCCTCTGCTCCTCGTCGGCGCGATCACGGGCGGGTATTTCCTCGCGACGAGAAATCTCGTGCCGCTGTCGGCGATGGCGGCGCGCGCGGCGGAGATCAGCGCGGCGAATCTCCAAGATCGCCTGCCGGTGGCGGGCGGCGAAGAGCTGGCGGGGCTGGCGCGCGTCGTGAACGGCCTGCTCGATCGTCTCGAAGCGTCGTTCATCCAGCAGCAGCGATTCATGGCGGATGCGTCGCACGAACTGCGGACGCCCGCGGCGATCGTGCGCACCGAGGCCGACGTCACGCTCGCACAACCGCGGCGCCCCGAGAGCGACTACCGCGCGTCGCTCGGCGTCGTCCAGGGTGCGGCGCGGCGGATGTCGCGCATCGTCGACGATCTGTTGCTGCTCGCGCGCGCCGACACGGGCGTGGCCGTCGAGCACCGCGGGCACGTGTATCTCGAGGAGATCGTGCACGACGTCGCGCGTGGCGTGCGACTACTCGCCGAGAGCCGGCGGCTCCGCGTGGCAGTGGGAGCCGTCGTCGACGCGCCGATTTACGCCGACGCCGACCTGATCGGCCGACTTCTCCAGAACCTGCTGGACAACGCGATCAAACACTCGCCGGAGGGGAGCACGGTCCGCATCGAGATGGCGCGCGCGGACGGCGCGTCCACCGTCCGCGTCATCGACGCCGGCGGCGGCATTCCAGCCGACGACCAGCCGCGCGTGTTCGAGCGGTTTTTCCGCGCCGACGCCTCGCGCTCCGGCGCGGATCAACGGACCGCCGGCGCGGCGGATCCCGAGTCGTCCGTGACGAGCGGGTCGGGGCTGGGCCTCGCGATCGCACGCCGCATCGCCGAGCTGCACGATGGCCGGTTGGAACTGGTCGAGTCGCGTCCCGGCCACACCGAGTTTCGCCTCACGCTGCCCCTCGAGGCCGAGGCGTCCGTCGAGGGCTGA
- a CDS encoding TonB-dependent receptor, which produces MLSRRVRTPWFCCSFVATAAVALSGSTAAAQGSIRGTVTRADTHSPISGATVSVANPQRIATTDQKGAYVLRNLPAGTYVVTTTAIGRAPDSGSVAVPATGTVSHEVSLKEGSLLLSSVIVSATRTAVEASKVTATVNVLTSEQVRQTPAREAQDMLREIPAVELPRTSSLVGGTAQIVSIRGVDEGRTAVLFDGIPVNDAWGEWIDWGRVPKAMIDHVEVLEGGTSNLYGNGAMGGVISFFGRPMSPGSMDLQADGGSRSARHAYLGAGVPLGSGFSVDVNGDYQEGGGYKLIGLNGAVGPIDVASTSITRNGYARLNYAPSSQWSAFATGHFFGDSRGLGTPLSAGNRDQRDADFGVNGQGFGGGTLAIRGWDGRQIENQRATTIRSATLRNAEDSSADAQIPSHDWGASALWTRTGLIGLESFSAGADYRHYQGDYNETDYNTTGCPTAATCGSIARQISSGGNQSLSGAFLQAIAAPISPLRIELSGRVDQWNNDDGRSFLTGGTQTTYQDRSKTAFSPRLGARYQVVSSFSLHAAVYKAFRAPNLAELYRKQVSPTSITVPNPDLGAETALGREVGFDWQPVDWIQAKGTYYVAEYNDFNVPVTLTANKPAECGAIATCRVRQNVNAERSQGGEAYIAVRPVHELFISAGVNYDDDRQQSGLPATATDATKPHINRVPSPRQTIRATYSSNQLGDWTLMWRHEGRTTTLGGIGLAPFTVVDANIQRELVPGLRGFVSVENIGDAKYQVNIAGSGTAASPFVYSIGLPRTVRAGIEAFRW; this is translated from the coding sequence ATGCTCAGCAGACGTGTCAGAACACCGTGGTTCTGTTGCTCTTTTGTCGCGACCGCGGCGGTTGCGCTCAGTGGTTCAACCGCGGCCGCCCAAGGTTCGATTCGCGGGACGGTCACTCGCGCCGACACGCACTCGCCTATTTCCGGCGCCACCGTGAGCGTCGCGAACCCGCAGCGCATCGCGACGACCGACCAAAAGGGCGCATACGTTCTGCGCAACCTGCCCGCCGGCACCTACGTCGTCACCACGACGGCGATTGGCCGCGCGCCGGACAGCGGATCAGTCGCCGTTCCGGCGACCGGCACGGTGTCGCACGAAGTGTCGCTGAAGGAAGGCTCGCTGCTCCTGTCGAGCGTGATCGTGTCGGCGACCCGCACCGCCGTGGAGGCGAGCAAGGTCACGGCGACGGTGAACGTGCTCACGTCGGAACAGGTGCGTCAGACGCCCGCGCGCGAAGCGCAGGACATGCTGCGTGAGATTCCCGCTGTCGAGCTGCCGCGCACCAGCAGCCTGGTCGGCGGCACCGCGCAAATCGTCTCGATCCGCGGCGTCGACGAGGGCCGCACCGCCGTGTTGTTCGACGGGATTCCCGTCAACGACGCGTGGGGTGAATGGATCGACTGGGGACGCGTGCCGAAAGCGATGATCGATCACGTCGAAGTGCTCGAAGGCGGCACGTCGAATCTGTACGGCAACGGCGCGATGGGCGGCGTGATCTCGTTCTTCGGCCGGCCGATGTCGCCGGGCTCGATGGACCTTCAAGCCGACGGCGGCAGCCGCTCGGCGCGGCACGCCTACCTGGGCGCCGGCGTCCCACTCGGATCCGGATTCAGCGTCGACGTCAACGGTGACTATCAGGAAGGCGGCGGCTACAAGCTCATCGGCCTCAACGGCGCCGTCGGCCCGATCGACGTCGCGTCGACGTCGATCACGCGAAACGGCTACGCGCGGCTGAACTACGCGCCGTCGTCGCAGTGGAGCGCCTTCGCCACCGGACACTTCTTCGGTGACTCTCGCGGACTCGGCACGCCGCTGAGCGCCGGCAACCGGGACCAGCGCGACGCTGACTTCGGCGTGAACGGCCAGGGCTTCGGCGGCGGCACGCTGGCGATCCGCGGTTGGGACGGGCGGCAGATCGAGAACCAGCGCGCCACGACGATTCGCTCGGCGACGCTTCGCAACGCGGAGGATTCGAGCGCCGATGCGCAGATCCCGAGCCACGATTGGGGCGCGTCGGCGCTGTGGACGCGCACGGGCTTGATTGGCCTCGAATCGTTCAGCGCCGGCGCCGACTATCGCCATTATCAGGGCGACTACAACGAGACCGACTACAACACGACCGGATGTCCGACCGCCGCGACGTGCGGGTCGATCGCGCGGCAAATCTCGTCCGGCGGCAATCAGAGCTTGAGCGGCGCGTTCCTCCAAGCGATCGCCGCGCCGATCTCCCCGCTGCGCATCGAGCTGAGCGGACGCGTCGACCAGTGGAACAACGACGACGGCCGCTCGTTCCTCACCGGTGGTACGCAGACGACGTATCAGGACCGGTCGAAGACGGCGTTCTCGCCGCGCCTCGGCGCGCGTTATCAGGTCGTGTCGTCGTTCTCGCTGCACGCCGCGGTCTACAAGGCGTTCCGCGCACCGAACCTCGCCGAACTGTATCGCAAGCAGGTGTCGCCGACGTCGATCACCGTGCCGAATCCCGACCTTGGCGCCGAGACGGCGCTCGGCCGCGAAGTCGGCTTCGACTGGCAGCCGGTCGATTGGATTCAGGCGAAGGGCACCTACTATGTCGCCGAGTACAACGATTTCAACGTTCCGGTCACGCTCACGGCGAACAAGCCGGCGGAGTGCGGCGCGATCGCAACCTGCCGCGTTCGTCAGAACGTGAACGCCGAGCGCAGCCAGGGCGGCGAGGCGTACATCGCGGTGCGACCGGTCCACGAACTGTTCATCAGCGCCGGCGTGAACTACGACGACGACCGCCAGCAGAGCGGACTGCCCGCGACCGCGACCGATGCGACGAAGCCGCACATCAACCGCGTGCCGTCACCGCGCCAGACGATCCGCGCAACGTACAGCTCCAACCAGTTGGGCGACTGGACACTGATGTGGCGTCACGAGGGTCGCACGACGACGCTCGGCGGCATCGGCCTCGCGCCGTTCACCGTCGTGGACGCGAACATTCAGCGCGAGCTGGTTCCCGGGCTGCGCGGCTTCGTGTCGGTCGAGAACATCGGCGACGCGAAGTACCAGGTGAACATCGCCGGGTCGGGCACGGCGGCGAGTCCGTTCGTGTACTCGATCGGGTTGCCGAGAACCGTTCGCGCCGGAATCGAGGCGTTCCGCTGGTAA
- a CDS encoding CoA pyrophosphatase: MSSLDEFLERPDVARIARRLAERTPVAVETTGSERYAAIALTLRPSADGEPELLMIRRAEFEGDPWSGHIACPGGRMDPSDIDLAHTAMRETLEETGVDLARDGRVLGALDDVAPRTPALPPLVIRPFVAVVSRDAVTTPSDEVAEAFWVPLSAFLHGPSWGRASVPIRGVGSREVEVFRYGQFVVWGLTHRALTQFLELARD; this comes from the coding sequence GTGTCGTCGCTGGACGAGTTTCTCGAACGCCCTGACGTCGCGCGCATAGCGCGCCGCCTCGCCGAGCGAACACCGGTCGCGGTCGAGACGACCGGGAGCGAGCGCTACGCGGCGATCGCCCTGACGCTCCGACCATCGGCGGACGGCGAGCCGGAGCTCCTCATGATCCGCCGCGCCGAATTCGAGGGCGATCCGTGGAGCGGGCACATCGCCTGTCCCGGCGGCCGCATGGACCCGAGCGACATCGATCTCGCGCACACCGCGATGCGCGAGACGCTCGAAGAGACCGGCGTCGACCTCGCGCGCGATGGCCGCGTGCTCGGCGCGCTCGACGATGTCGCGCCGCGCACGCCCGCGCTGCCGCCGCTCGTCATCCGCCCGTTCGTCGCCGTCGTGAGCCGCGACGCCGTGACCACGCCGAGCGACGAGGTCGCCGAAGCGTTCTGGGTTCCACTCTCCGCGTTCCTCCACGGACCGTCATGGGGGCGAGCCTCGGTGCCGATTCGCGGCGTCGGCTCGAGAGAAGTGGAGGTGTTCCGCTACGGTCAGTTCGTCGTGTGGGGACTCACGCATCGAGCGCTGACGCAGTTTTTGGAGCTCGCCAGAGACTAG
- a CDS encoding rhodanese-like domain-containing protein, with product MKTYPELMAEAKGRTREVTPRQVLDMQARGEPVVLVDIREIQEVNAAKIPGSVHVPRSHLESRIEAQVARDANVVLYCSSGSRSVLSTDTLQTMGYSTVASMAGGIRAWADAGGEVE from the coding sequence ATGAAGACCTATCCGGAGCTGATGGCGGAGGCGAAAGGGCGCACCCGCGAAGTCACGCCGCGCCAAGTGCTCGACATGCAGGCGCGGGGCGAGCCCGTGGTCCTCGTCGACATCCGCGAGATTCAGGAAGTGAACGCCGCGAAGATTCCCGGGTCGGTTCACGTCCCACGCAGCCACCTCGAGAGCCGCATCGAAGCGCAGGTCGCGCGTGACGCGAACGTGGTCCTCTATTGCTCGTCGGGCAGCCGCTCGGTCCTCTCCACCGATACGCTCCAGACCATGGGCTACTCGACCGTGGCATCGATGGCGGGAGGCATTCGCGCGTGGGCCGACGCCGGCGGCGAGGTGGAATGA
- a CDS encoding LD-carboxypeptidase, whose amino-acid sequence MRFPPLLGAGARVALVAPSGPLRGAADLERAMENARSFGWEPVPGAHVLERDGYLAGNDANRLADFAAAASNDAIDGVWCIRGGYGAMRLLDAIDYDVWRWKPKALIGYSDITALHGAIGARADLVTYHGPTARAELTELTRRSLRAAVSTGDTPYVVRHDETVTVRGGCARGRLVGGNLALVASLAGTPYALNLDRAILVLEDVNEAVYRIDRMLVQLALSGALARCAGIVFGRFTEIPADAGEVEQSLPLERILQEVADRFRVPCVANAPFGHVDDQFTLPLGATAVLDADQRTIVIER is encoded by the coding sequence ATGCGTTTTCCGCCACTTCTCGGCGCTGGCGCGCGTGTCGCGCTCGTCGCACCCTCGGGTCCGCTTCGCGGCGCTGCCGATCTCGAGCGCGCAATGGAGAACGCGCGCTCATTCGGCTGGGAGCCTGTGCCCGGTGCACACGTGCTCGAGCGCGACGGATATTTGGCCGGCAATGACGCGAATCGTTTGGCCGACTTCGCCGCCGCCGCGTCGAACGACGCGATCGACGGCGTGTGGTGCATCCGTGGCGGCTACGGCGCGATGAGACTGCTCGACGCGATCGATTACGACGTGTGGCGGTGGAAACCGAAAGCGTTGATCGGCTACTCCGACATCACCGCGCTCCACGGCGCGATCGGCGCGCGCGCGGATCTCGTCACGTATCACGGCCCGACGGCGCGCGCTGAGCTGACCGAGTTGACGCGCCGCTCGCTCCGGGCGGCCGTGTCGACCGGCGACACGCCGTACGTCGTGCGCCACGACGAGACAGTCACCGTGCGCGGCGGGTGCGCGCGCGGGCGTCTTGTCGGCGGCAATCTGGCGCTCGTCGCGTCGCTCGCGGGAACGCCATACGCGCTCAACCTCGACCGCGCGATCCTCGTGCTCGAGGACGTGAACGAGGCCGTCTATCGAATCGATCGCATGCTCGTGCAGCTCGCATTGTCCGGAGCGCTGGCGCGCTGTGCCGGAATCGTCTTCGGCCGCTTCACGGAGATTCCGGCGGACGCGGGCGAGGTGGAGCAGTCACTACCCCTCGAGCGCATATTGCAGGAGGTCGCCGACCGCTTTCGCGTGCCATGCGTCGCGAACGCGCCGTTCGGCCATGTCGACGATCAGTTCACGCTGCCGCTGGGGGCGACCGCGGTCCTCGACGCCGACCAGCGAACTATTGTCATCGAACGATAA
- a CDS encoding dicarboxylate/amino acid:cation symporter produces the protein MSLSTRVLLALGAGIAAGIALSQIDAGLSRSIVAVVEPFGTLFVNAIRMTVVPLVVSSLIVGVASTEDRAMLARVGGRGVLVFVILLTLSAGLAALVTPPIVANLQLDPAAVARLRAASPTANSVAAGAAAIQGPAAWLVSLVPSNAIAAAVDGAMLPLIIFALALGLALGAVEATARNAVVTVFRAIAESMLVLVRWLLVVAPIGVFALALPLVARLGLAAVGALAVYVTVVSVGAVALIVFFLVPAAVVSGRVPARQFIRAALPAQAVAFSSRSSLAALPALIDSARTRLGMSDEISGFFLPFATAMFRIGAPFGLTVGTVFLAKLYGVAMSPAQLGTVVVTAVLTSFSIPGIPGGSIIVMAPVLASIGLPIEGLGILLGVDTIPDIFRTTANVTGQLAAATIVARRAEPVREAALAS, from the coding sequence GTGTCTCTCTCGACGCGTGTCCTCCTGGCACTCGGCGCCGGAATCGCGGCAGGCATCGCGCTCAGTCAGATCGACGCGGGGCTGTCGCGCTCGATCGTTGCCGTCGTGGAGCCGTTCGGAACGCTGTTCGTGAATGCGATCCGCATGACGGTCGTGCCGCTCGTCGTGTCGAGCCTCATCGTCGGGGTCGCATCGACTGAGGACCGCGCGATGTTGGCGCGGGTCGGCGGCCGCGGGGTTCTCGTCTTCGTCATTTTGCTCACACTGTCGGCCGGACTTGCCGCGCTCGTGACGCCGCCGATCGTCGCGAACCTTCAGCTCGATCCCGCCGCGGTGGCGCGCCTGCGCGCTGCGTCGCCGACGGCGAACAGCGTCGCGGCGGGCGCCGCGGCGATCCAGGGACCGGCTGCGTGGCTCGTGTCGCTCGTGCCATCCAACGCGATCGCGGCCGCGGTAGACGGCGCGATGCTTCCGCTCATCATCTTCGCGCTCGCGCTCGGTCTTGCGCTGGGCGCGGTCGAAGCGACGGCGCGGAACGCGGTCGTGACCGTTTTTCGCGCGATCGCCGAATCGATGCTGGTCCTCGTGCGATGGCTGCTCGTCGTCGCACCGATCGGCGTGTTCGCGCTCGCGTTGCCGCTCGTCGCGCGATTGGGGCTTGCCGCCGTCGGGGCGCTGGCGGTCTACGTGACCGTCGTGTCGGTGGGCGCCGTCGCGCTCATCGTGTTCTTCCTCGTGCCGGCGGCGGTGGTGAGCGGCCGCGTGCCGGCGCGACAGTTCATTCGCGCCGCGCTTCCCGCGCAGGCGGTCGCATTCTCGTCGCGTTCGTCGCTCGCCGCGCTCCCCGCGCTGATCGACTCGGCGCGAACCCGGCTTGGCATGTCCGACGAGATCAGCGGGTTCTTCCTGCCGTTCGCGACGGCGATGTTCCGCATCGGCGCGCCATTCGGCTTGACGGTGGGGACCGTGTTTCTCGCCAAGCTGTACGGCGTCGCGATGTCTCCCGCGCAGCTCGGAACGGTCGTCGTCACCGCGGTGCTGACGAGCTTCAGCATTCCGGGAATCCCCGGCGGCTCGATCATCGTCATGGCTCCCGTGCTGGCGAGCATCGGCCTGCCGATCGAAGGGCTCGGCATCCTGCTCGGCGTCGACACGATTCCGGACATCTTTCGCACGACAGCGAACGTGACCGGCCAGCTCGCGGCCGCGACGATCGTCGCGCGTCGCGCCGAGCCCGTACGCGAGGCCGCGCTGGCGTCTTGA
- a CDS encoding glycosyltransferase family 2 protein, producing the protein MSALTTGLLWSLPWIVPPIVVIVRSLKSRSLDDTTSEISPNAPLVSVIIPARNEARNIERCVRSVLSTTYPNVEIIVVDDHSSDGTGDIAREIAASDARLAVIQAPDLPTGWFGKQWACASGARVASGSLLCFTDADTMHAPDLLSRSVNELRARHADLITVAGAQEMRGFWERIIQPQLFALLSVRYGGTEHVSQAKRPTDAIANGQYILVRRGTYYAMGGHELVRDLVAEDMAMAQEWVRGGRRIALVMGRHQLSTHMYSGYREAVSGWRKNIYASGRHAALGGRVGRALYPVILPLMPISALVPPLVLLLCAAGVLSGAWLAWSAIVYLVSVGYWALLYAWFNQPLWYAPLYPLGSLVLLLITGSALRRGRRVEWKAREYVAR; encoded by the coding sequence TTGAGCGCGCTCACGACGGGGCTGCTCTGGTCGCTGCCGTGGATCGTCCCGCCGATCGTCGTGATCGTGCGCTCCCTGAAATCGCGGTCGCTCGACGACACAACGTCGGAGATCAGTCCCAACGCTCCGCTCGTGTCCGTGATCATCCCCGCGCGCAACGAAGCGCGCAACATCGAGCGCTGCGTTCGCTCCGTGTTGTCGACGACCTATCCGAACGTCGAGATCATCGTCGTCGACGACCATTCGAGCGACGGCACGGGCGACATCGCGCGCGAGATCGCGGCGAGCGATGCTCGTCTCGCGGTCATTCAGGCGCCGGACCTGCCGACGGGTTGGTTCGGCAAGCAGTGGGCGTGCGCGAGCGGAGCCCGGGTAGCGAGTGGGTCGCTGCTCTGCTTCACCGACGCCGACACCATGCACGCGCCCGATTTGCTCTCGCGCTCGGTGAACGAGCTGCGCGCGCGCCATGCCGACCTGATTACCGTCGCCGGCGCGCAGGAGATGCGCGGGTTCTGGGAGCGGATCATCCAGCCGCAGCTCTTCGCCCTTCTGTCCGTTCGCTACGGCGGGACGGAGCACGTGAGCCAGGCGAAACGCCCGACGGACGCGATCGCGAACGGCCAATACATTCTCGTGCGACGGGGAACGTACTACGCGATGGGCGGCCACGAGCTCGTTCGCGACTTGGTCGCCGAGGACATGGCGATGGCGCAGGAGTGGGTGCGCGGCGGCCGGCGCATCGCGCTCGTCATGGGCCGCCACCAGCTCTCCACGCACATGTATTCCGGCTATCGCGAGGCCGTGTCCGGCTGGCGCAAGAACATTTACGCCAGCGGCCGTCACGCTGCACTTGGCGGGCGCGTCGGGCGCGCGCTGTATCCGGTGATCCTGCCGCTGATGCCGATTTCCGCGCTCGTGCCGCCGCTCGTTCTCCTCCTCTGCGCCGCCGGCGTGCTGTCCGGCGCGTGGCTCGCGTGGTCGGCGATCGTGTACCTCGTGAGCGTCGGGTATTGGGCGCTGTTGTACGCGTGGTTCAACCAGCCGTTGTGGTATGCGCCGCTCTATCCGCTCGGCTCGCTCGTGCTCTTGTTGATCACGGGGAGCGCACTGCGCCGAGGACGTCGAGTGGAGTGGAAAGCGCGCGAATACGTCGCGCGCTGA